The Primulina eburnea isolate SZY01 chromosome 6, ASM2296580v1, whole genome shotgun sequence genome contains a region encoding:
- the LOC140834338 gene encoding 14 kDa proline-rich protein DC2.15-like, which yields MATFKISATVSILSLLLFAFFTTILAECPPKTKPIVPKPKPKPKPIPLPKGPPANPFCPRDTLKLGVCGNLLGVVNIIIGTPPESKCCALLEGLTDLEVAACLCTAIKANVLGINLNIPVSLSAIVAGCGKKVPTGFKCG from the coding sequence ATGGCCACCTTCAAAATTTCAGCCACTGTTTCAATCCTCTCCCTTCTCCTGTTCGCCTTCTTCACCACCATCTTGGCCGAATGCCCGCCTAAGACCAAGCCAATTGTTCCAAAACCGAAACCGAAACCCAAGCCAATCCCATTGCCGAAGGGCCCCCCTGCCAACCCCTTCTGCCCCCGAGACACGCTGAAACTCGGCGTGTGTGGGAACCTGCTCGGTGTGGTGAATATAATAATCGGTACCCCCCCTGAAAGCAAATGCTGCGCTTTGCTAGAAGGCTTGACCGACTTGGAGGTGGCGGCATGCCTTTGCACAGCCATAAAGGCAAATGTGCTCGGGATTAACTTGAACATCCCGGTTTCGTTGAGCGCCATCGTCGCTGGTTGCGGCAAAAAGGTTCCTACTGGATTCAAGTGTGGATAG
- the LOC140834336 gene encoding PX domain-containing protein EREL1-like produces the protein MQRQSPPKHRHDGTSPLPLGMDWSPPPRLWAGRETIWPHDPRTGWSYCVVIPSWVVLAKSRDSDPTVFYRVQVGVQSPEGSTTTRTVLRRFNNFLKLHAALKRAFPRKNIPPAPPKGLLTMRTRAMLEGRRISLEEWMSKLLSDLDLSRSIAVASFLELEAAARSSFQDEGQGSPKSHNSINIFSSFQTHPNSSTSALAGSSSLTSEYGSDTAYETSEIGTPSLGRDNNSEAGTEDLLLDEDLTSPIDKFVKYGMSNIDEGLSLGQAILEHLEGFPKHKLHAREIHNQALNNSSNGSSSKAPQHTEDTLKLLSDQDNGTVAHHVRKISNESFESDMFSQRNSELSNLASSETNGYGNVDFRSGPQILKTAETSGASDFQLPDDVQLIIPLDQRQKLNRVLTTMQRRLMTTKTDMEDLISRLNQEISVKDYLATKVKDLEAELEATKQKGKENLEQALLIERERVTQMQWDMEELRRTSIEMELKLKSSGRLDTESIKAPSNQQKHLLQQELDSAKLQYEDLLKRNQQLEAKSKSDIKVLVKEVKSLRSSQAGLKQQLDQLLTEKLKAEELLREERESYEQVRIYWRKLLYKCQILYSQLQECKIHYLTDEKGDDVHIDISSMVNPSDIIATSDNQIGLLITEVQQLAEDSDYPASASDASMDLDNDLISVDEELKKVLMNILVDNGVLRKEVNSLILYTLRMNKLLENPSDKIVHSET, from the exons ATGCAGAGGCAGAGTCCACCGAAGCACCGACACGATGGAACTTCGCCTTTGcctttgggtatggattggAGTCCTCCCCCTCGTCTTTGG GCTGGAAGAGAAACTATTTGGCCTCATGACCCTCGTACAGGGTGGAGTTACTGTGTTGTAATACCATCATGGGTTGTACTGGCGAAGTCAAGAGATTCAGACCCCACAGTG TTTTACAGGGTACAAGTTGGTGTACAATCGCCAGAAGGGAGTACGACTACAAGAACTGTGCTGAGAAGATTCAATAATTTCTTGAAGTTGCATGCTGCT CTTAAAAGAGCCTTTCCTCGAAAAAATATTCCACCAGCTCCCCCAAAGGGACTCTTGACGATGAGAACTAGAGCAATGCTGGAAGGG AGAAGGATTTCTTTAGAAGAATGGATGTCAAAGTTGTTATCGGACCTTGACTTATCAAGGAGCATTGCAGTTGCATCCTTCCTTGaactggaagctgctgctcggTCAT CATTCCAAGATGAAGGCCAGGGGAGCCCCAAGTCACACAATTCTATAAATATCTTCTCTTCATTTCAAACTCATCCAAATTCAAGCACTTCTGCTTTAGCTGGCAGTTCATCACTGACATCAGAATATGGTAGTGACACAGCTTATGAGACATCTGAAATTGGTACGCCAAGCCTAGGAAGGGATAACAACTCTGAAGCTGGGACAGAAGACCTGTTGTTAGATGAGGACTTAACAAGTCCAATAGATAAGTTTGTCAAGTATGGCATGTCAAATATTGACGAGGGTTTGTCTTTGGGGCAGGCTATTCTAGAGCATCTTGAAGGCTTTCCTAAGCACAAACTGCATGCAAGGGAGATTCATAATCAGGCACTTAACAACTCGAGTAATGGAAGTTCTTCAAAAGCCCCTCAGCATACAGAGGATACATTGAAACTTCTATCAGATCAAGATAATGGCACAGTGGCTCACCATGTGAGGAAGATCTCAAATGAGAGCTTTGAAAGTGATATGTTTTCTCAAAGAAACAGTGAATTGTCTAATTTAGCATCTTCTGAGACAAATGGGTATGGAAATGTTGATTTCAGAAGTGGTCCCCAGATCTTGAAAACAGCCGAAACCTCTGGAGCTTCAGATTTTCAACTCCCAGATGATGTACAGCTGATTATTCCGTTGGATCAGCGCCAGAAGTTGAATAGAGTGCTTACAACAATGCAGAGGAGGCTGATGACAACCAAAACCGATATGGAGGATCTTATTTCAAGGTTGAATCAAGAAATTTCTGTTAAGGATTATCTTGCAACAAAG GTGAAAGATTTGGAAGCAGAGCTTGAAGCTACTAAACAAAAAGGCAAAGAGAACCTTGAACAAGCTTTACTAATTGAAAGGGAAAGAGTCACTCAAATGCAGTGGGATATGGAAGAACTTAGGCGGACTTCAATAGAAATGGAACTGAAGTTGAAATCT TCCGGAAGACTAGATACAGAGTCTATCAAAGCTCCTAGCAATCAGCAAAAACATTTACTGCAGCAGGAGTTGGACTCAGCTAAGCTGCAGTACGAGGACTTACTCAAGCGCAATCAACAACTGGAAGCGAAATCTAAGTCTGATATCAAAGTTCTTGTAAAAGAAGTTAAATCCCTGAGAAGTTCTCAGGCAGGACTAAAGCAACAACTTGATCAATTACTAACAGAAAAACTCAAGGCAGAG GAGCTTCTCCGTGAAGAAAGAGAGAGCTATGAACAAGTAAGAATCTATTGGCGGAAGCTGCTATACAAGTGTCAGATACTTTACAGCCAACTTCAGGAGTGCAAGATTCATTATTTGACTGATGAAAAAGGAGATGATGTTCACATAGATATTTCGTCAATGGTGAACCCGTCAGATATTATAGCTACTTCTGATAATCAAATCGGCCTTCTCATCACAGAG GTTCAACAATTAGCTGAAGACAGTGATTATCCAGCTTCTGCCTCTGATGCAAGCATGGATTTGGACAATGACCTGATTTCAGTAGATGAGGAGCTTAAAAAGGTGCTCATGAATATCTTAGTTGATAATGGTGTATTGAGAAAGGAGGTCAATTCTCTTATTCTTTATACTCTTAGAATGAACAAATTGCTTGAGAATCCGTCAGATAAAATTGTACATAGCGAAACTTGA
- the LOC140834337 gene encoding adenine phosphoribosyltransferase 5, which yields MFAAENGLKGDPRLQAISEAIRVIPHFPKPGIMFQDITTLLLNHKVFKDTVDIFVDRYKDMGISVVAGIEARGFMFGPSVALAIGAKFVPLRKPGKLPGKVICEAYELEYGKDCLEMHVGAVEKGEKAVIIDDLVATGGTLSAAIKLIECMGAEVVECACVIGLPEVKGQSRLSGRPLYILVEPRELDN from the exons ATGTTTGCAGCAGAAAATGGATTGAAAGGGGATCCGAGGCTTCAGGCTATATCCGAAGCAATTAGAGTGATACCCCATTTCCCAAAACCAG GAATAATGTTTCAAGATATAACCACTTTGCTTCTGAATCACAAAGTGTTTAAAGACACAGTGGACATTTTTGTAGATAGATACAAAGACATGGGCATCTCTGTTGTTGCAG GGATTGAAGCTAGAGGGTTCATGTTTGGTCCATCCGTTGCTTTAGCCATTGGTGCAAAATTTGTTCCGTTGCGTAAACCAGGAAAGTTGCCAg GGAAAGTAATCTGCGAAGCTTATGAGCTGGAGTATGGCAAAGATTGCCTAGAGATGCATGTTGGTGCTGTGGAGAAGGGAGAGAAGGCCGTGATAATCGATGATTTGGTAGCCACCGGCGGAACCCTGTCTGCTGCTATTAAACTTATAG AATGCATGGGGGCAGAGGTGGTTGAGTGCGCCTGTGTCATCGGATTGCCTGAGGTCAAG GGACAAAGCCGGTTGAGTGGAAGGCCCCTTTACATACTAGTGGAGCCGCGTGAATTAGATAATTGA